CAACACGCAGGGGGGTTTAATGGGAGTAAGGAGTGATTTAATGCAGCCAGagggggccagatttttagagtCACTGTTGTATATGCCCCTGGCATGCACGAACACAGCTCACAATGCAGGAGAGCAAAATTATGCTGCCCCAGAGTCCTTAGCACCTGGAGAGACCCGGGGGAACTTGCACTCACATTTCAAACCCCTGTCCCTCTTGCTCTGTTCCCCGTTTCACTCACTATGAGCACAAAggggcctcctcctcctccactctctGATGTCACCTCCCAGCCCCTTGGGAACTCAGTTCCATTCTTGGTCCTTGAGGGAGCAAGGCGAGCACCTGCTCGCATGGCTCCAACACAGCTAAGGCAAAGCACCTCTCTAGCAAACATACATGAGTGCACCTGGGAGCAAGTCTCTGACAGGCCTGCCCTGTCAGGTCTCCTTGGGGTTTGCTTCCTTGGTCTGGGTAGTGTGGAGGAATAACAGGGGATAACATGTGTGATCTTCCACAGGTACCGGTCAGTTGTGGATCTTGTGAAATCTTGGTATTATGAGAAACAGCATTACTCCTTCCCCTACCCTCGTGAATGCaaccccagctgcccctccaaaTGCAGTGGTTCTGTCTGCAGCCATTACACCCAGGTATGAAGCCAGAGTCATGTGAGGCAGGGTAGTGGTATTACTAAGTATGCTGACATGCCCAAACGAGGAGCTAGATGGTAATGTACCAGGATCAGATTGCTTTCTGTTGCACTGTGGGAGGTCTGGGCAATCCTCTTTTGTGTTGGCGGGATAGAATGCCCTGCAACTCTGTGTTTGTACGGCGCCTGacataatggggtcctggcccatgaggAGGACTCCTAGCCGCTACAGTTTAGCAAAAAATCCCAGCAGACTTCCTGGGAAGCCAGTCCTTTTGACTGACCAAGGTTTGTGTTTTGTGGCAAAGGATGAGAGGCCTGAGGAAGGCAGGTTCAGGCATTGCTGAGCCTTCTGTAACACATCTGGATGGGGACTCAGTGAGCATCAGTGGTATTatcctgctgctgcagcttcttaGAGCAATGAGCCATATCACCTAAAGCAACCAGCAGAGTCCCTTGATCTGTCCCTTGccagggctgtcagtctggcCCCCTTTGCTAGCGCTACATTCATTGCAAACAAGCACATTAAAAAACACACCGTCTAAACACCAGCTCTTTTCCTAGCAGCAGTGCCTGCATTTTCCACTGCTCCATCTGCCGGCCGGGGAGATGTTGTCTGTCGCAGCTGAGCTAGCTGGATGGAAGGAGGAGGACCAACTCTGGGAGGCTGTCTGGTTTAAATCATAAAGACAAGGCCAAAGGAAGGCAGGAGTTAGCATTCCTGACAGGCTGCCTGCCCTCAGCAGTATTGTCCTGGGATACCTTGCAGAGCATTTGCCAGCATGAGAGGCAGCTATTCACGGCGTTGTACGCCCAGCGCTGCTGCCCTGTAACACACACATTGCTTTGAGGTGGATCAGTTTGTTTACATCAAAGAGCTGTGGCTGTATCTGCAGAGAGGTTTCTCGCCACGTTCTGGAGCACAGACAGGAGATTTTGGCCAATGGGCTGGAATGCTCCTTTTTTATTTGGCCTCAGCTTCCCCTCTTTACACCAGTAGCCTCTCGAAGTCTCCAAAACGGGGGAGAGGGAAGCCCCTTCCTGCCTTGCTGATCATGAATCAGCTCCTTCACAACAGAGCGGCTATTTAGTGTGCAGAAATGTCTGGCTGCTCATGAAATACGGCTCCCTCATCCCCCAGAGCACATCCAGGAGGAGCGCCGCCAGCACAAGGTGGAAAATGTTCCTTTACTTCTATGGTTTGTGGCAAAGCATTTCTACCCTTTAATTAACAGTGCGCCGTATGGCTCACTGCTCTTCTCAGTCTGCTTGGCTCCTGGCAATCCCCAGGCCAGTGTTTCCATGGGTGTCTGCCACTTACACAGACTTTTCATCCCCTTTCCTCCTGACTTGTCTGAGAGCTTGAATATGGCTCAGTCCCCGTGCAGCTGTTGTTATTGTTGACACTTAAGCACCGTCTGGATAGTGGCTTTAGGGAATCTGGGAGTGAACTCGAAAAATAACAACTGCTTTTTATGAAGAGTTCAATTCAATGACCTGAGCAAGTTGGATGGTTTTCCTAGTTCTGATCAGTGTGTGAAGACGTCCATGCACAAGGCTCTCCCAATGGGATATGTATTCAAAAGGGCTGAGGCTGTACCCCTTTTTTGTGGGTACAATCCTGCAGTGCGGGCATTGCCAAGTCCTTGCTCTTCTGTTTGATGTGTACCTATAATTAGGGAAGCAAATACTCAGATTTGAGCAGCTCATTTCAACCTAAAGTGTGACAAGGCAGGTATCAATATTGCAGGCATGAATTGTGCCCACAGAAAGGAAGTCATTTGGCCGGAAAACTGGCCTTACAATCGGTCAGCAAAGCACAAGGCAGATGCAGCAGTAGGCATCCACCAAGACAATCAGGTGGGGGTGTTTTTATTCTCTGTAGAATAAACAGAGGTCCATTTGCCTCTGCTTGGCAGGCTCCATGGTTCTCCACCTCTGATGCTTCTGCTTTGGTGTAGGCCGCACAATCCTGATAGCTTCTGTTTGACTGTCTCTGATGCAGATGGTGTGGGCCTCCTCCAACAAAATTGGCTGTGCCATCAACACCTGCACCAACATGAACGTGTGGGGCACCACGTGGCAGCAGGCGGTGTATTTAGTGTGCAACTATGCCATCAAGTAAGTGAGCTAAGGAAAGGTTCTCCCTGACCACAGGCAACTTCAGAGAGAGGATGGGAGCTGGGGGTTAGTGAGCACTGCCTCCCCTCTCCCAACACACCTGCCTGATTTTGCCGTTCACATAACGAGCTTGCCCTGTGGATCAGGTTCCATCTCAGCCTGCTCTTGGTTTGCCTGAGGGACCCCTGCAGGAGGGGAGGCAAAATGGGAGCTGGGAATTCTCTCAGCCTTACCGGTGTGCTCACAAATACAGTGCCCCACCGTGTGTTGAACATCCTGGCTCGGCAGCAAATGAGttgccccagcccagccaggagatAGCGTAACCCACACCCTTATTGCTCTCAGCCTTTGCTCAGTCTGGGCTCTCCTCTGGTGCCTGGATTAGCCCTAGAGAGTGTTTTCTTTTGCCTCAAAGGCGCTTAGGAAATACATGCATACAGAGTCCCCCTGGGGAAAGCCAGAGCTGCAAGCACTGACCATGATGCAAAACATTCTTGCTAATCAGCCTCAGGTAACTTTTTCCCTATGCAGCTGTGACTCCTTGGCACCAGCGGGGCTGGACATGAGCCATCCTACACTGGTATGCTGCTGGGACAGTGGAGATACCTTAGTAATTTGAGCGTGAGTTAGACTCAGTGTGTGTCCAGCTCCACCTTAGCCCAGTGATCCAGAGTTGAAACTCCTTCACCCCCCCATGTCAGTAAACAGATGCACACTCACACTGTTGCATGCACGCACGTGCAAACAGACACAGAGACACACTGACCAGATTGCACGTGCACAGGGCATTGTGATGCTTGTTTAGGACTCTATTACAGCGAGAGCCAAGACAGTGCAACATTCTGGCTTTATTCCTTCCTCCATGTGTATTGTCCTCTCCCATCAAGCACTCCCTGAAAATGGAGTTACCCTCCAGACAAACGTTCGATCAGACTCTAGCGCCCCCAACTGGGAAGTTATCTATCATAACAAGTGCTATTTGCAGTCACTTGTTTTATCACATGCATCGCCAGCTGAACAGACTTCCTGGCTGCTCATTGGGGATACAGAGCCCAGGATTCTTCTGCTTCAAAAGTACAGACCTCTCCCATTTTGAGGTAAAGAATCTCCCTGGGCTGCAATGGTATTACAGTTCATCGCACCTGTAGTCTACAGCACTAGAGGGCAACATGGTCAGACACTGTTGAACAGATGTGACTTTATCCAGTAGGGGGCAGTGTGgcctgtgtgcacacatgcacgcacacacacacacacgttctctGAGCACAAACAAGCACAATCCAGAGAGTGCTGCGGCTCCCATGCCATGCCTTCCTTTCCAGGGGCAACTGGATAGGAGAAGCTCCTTACAAGGTGGGGAGACCGTGCTCGGCCTGCCCACCCAGTTACGGTGGCGTCTGCAGCAACAACATGTGCTTCACAGGACTCAAATCCAACAAAGTGAGCTGGTTCTGAGGCTCCGCGAGCTCTTCCCGGCGGCTGGAGAAGCGGAGCTGCAGCTGGCGACAGAAGAGCGTGGGAAATGCCGTGTACAATGTTGTGTAAACTAGGAGAATTATTTATAACGGTGACATTCCAGGCTGCTTCCCCTGAACCCCTCAGCTGCATTTAGGAAGCTTTAGTCAGTAACGGCTCTGAAGAGCTGGCAGTGTCTTTCCCTATGGTTATTCTATTCTATCCCGGCTGTAGCCCATTCCCCTAATGCTGTGTAGGGAATGGCTGAGCTGTCACTTTGTCTCTGTGCTACACAGCTCCTGAGGGAGCGCGTGGGGTGGTGTTCCTCTGAGGGCAGTAGGTGCGGGTAGGTTCCCAGGGTAGCAGTCGTAGTGGGATGTCTGTCCTTTTCCCAGCTCTGtggcgccccctccccccagctcacgAGTAAGGCAGATGATTGTTGTAAATAATGCTCAGGCTTTCCTCTGAGCGTCCCCCATCACTGAGGGTCCAGGGAAGAGCTGGGACTCGGGGCTGAGCAAGCAGTGGGGAGGACACTGCGCACCCACGGCCTCCCTTGTCAGTGGCTCCACATTCATTCCCCCCGCCAACAATCAGCCTCTTTGTCAGAACTTTACAATAAAAGTCTTGGGTCCGTCACCAGAAAACGCGCCCTTGCAACACAGAGCAAACCCCCTAGGCTTCGTTGTCCTCTTTGGAGCGAGATGCCATTTATCGTAGCCCAGATGGTGCTGGCAGCCCTGGCAGAGATACAGCTGTTCTTCCatgaggggagggctgggggggccaggggcagagtaTCTCCAGCCACACACATGCGGGGAAGCAAGCCACAAACCTGCAGCTGGGGCATTTCCTTTTGCTAACCCCCACCAGCCCTATTGCCAAAGGTGGCTGTTGCAGCTCCCATGTGGAAATGCTTGCGTAATTTGCTCCACCTTGTGAGGGAAGGAGGGTATTGCAGTGAGGTCAAATCACCCCTGAGTCAAAAGTGAGATTCTTTCCTGAAGTCTCTCATTGGGCTACTACAGCTAGATGGGGGAGAGGATAAGGGGCTGCTTTGCTGGGAAGAGAGCCCAGGAAGTCCACACAGAGTAGGCATAGTTTCTTGCTGGCTGGCATacccccctctgccctgcccatGAATTTATCTGACCCAAAGGCCCAAATGCGTGAAATTGGCCAATTTGCCCATTTGGTTGGGTCAGGGAGGCATAGGCACCAACGCTGTGGGttctccggggctggagcacccacggggaaaaaattagtgggtgctctgcacccactggcatcCAAGCTCCTTTTACCCCtgtcccacctcctcctcctcctcctcctccccctcccctgagcacaccatgtcccctgctcctccgcctaccACCCAGCATTTCCCGCCTCGCCGCCACCAAACATCTGTTTGGCAGCGTTAGCATGCtccgggagggaggaggaggagcagaaatgTGGCACActcggggaagaggtgggactggGGCGCAGATTTGGGGAAGGAattggagtggagtgggggtgggaaggggcggagcctcatggaaggggtggagtggggggcgggagcagggggggtcaagcacccacggGAAACAGGGGAAGTCGGCACCTAGGGAGGTATCCTTGGTCTTCAGGTGGGACTCAagcacagcagcagggggtgctgggaggggctgcaagcactttgggggacaggattggaattcaaaacgaccttgacAAATCGGAgcattggtctgaaatcaacaagatgaaatttaataaagacaagtgcaaagtgctgcAATTAGGAAGGAAACATCAACTGCACAACTACAAACTGAGGGACAACTGGCCAGGtggcagcactgctgagaaggagctgggggttacagtggatcacatactgaatatgagccaactctgtgctgctgtagctgaaAAGGCGAATACCATTCTGGGGGTGTATTAATAGGCGTGCCGTATGTAAGacctgggaggtaattgtccctctcTACTCGGCAGTGGTGAGatctcagctggagtgctgtgccCAGTTCTGAGTGCCGCACTTTAGGAAAGGtacggacaaattggagagagtccatagGAGAGCAACGAAAGtgataaaaaggtttaaaaaacctgacctttgaggaaaggttaaaaaaactgggtatgtttagtcttgagggcGTACTTAGACTGTGTGGGGACTTGATAAcaatcttcagatatgttaagggctgttttaaagaggacagtgatcaattgttctctgtggctgctgaaggtaagacaagaagtaatctgcagcaagggaggtttaggttaggtattaggaaaaactttctaactattcAGGTtatttaagctctggaacaggcttccaaaggaggttgttgaatccccatccctggaggtttttaagaacagggtggACAAActcctatcagggatggtctaggtttacttggtcctgcctcagcacaggaggctggacttgctgatttctcaaggtcccttccagccctgcatttctgtgattctatgggtGGGGATGAGGTTAGCTGGAATAGCTCCCTTGACCCGGGAGCAAGAATGGGCTCAAACATCTGAGATCTGGACACACGAAGGTGTGCTGTGCAGCATGGAGGACACGGCAGGACAATGATAGGAGGGAATCCAGTGGCACATTGCATGAACTCCCTGGCTTATCCACCTGGCAATGTGAGGGCAAATCCTAGGTCATCGGTGACATGAGTGTGGTGGGTCTCAGCCAGCTCAGATCAAGACCTCTCCTCTGTGAAGACACACCGCTGGTGGTGAGTGACTCTCCTCGAGTTGCTGCACAACTACTTCAGGCCTAAGGAAAAGTGTCTGGGCAGTGGCCACTGAAGGGCAGATAACGCTGATTCCCCCTGCTAAGCAGCAAACAAAGGGCAGTGCCTCTCTTATCTGCACTGACAATGGGAGGGTTCAGCCCAGCATTCAGTCTGGCTTACTCAGGAGGCTGTGGGGAAACCCTCTTATCTCAGCTCTCTGGTGAAAGACAGACAAGCCAGAAAGGAGCAGAGCGTCTCgttttcccctctctccactgGACTGGGGAAGCCCAGCAGGAGCATTTTGggccaccagcccccactcccgtccccctccccatgctgccATTCTGAAGAAAGGGAAGGGGGACAATAATGCAAAGCAAAGAAGGTAAAAGAACTCGGAGTCGTTGTATAGACCCCGTCCCCCTAAACTGCAGCCCCACATCCTCCATATCACACCCCTAACCCCATATTGTGGGGGCCTGCACATCACACAGCTCAGCCCCAAGCTGCTGGAGATGCtctatcccagcccagcccagagggTCTGGGTAGAACCCTCTCTCCCAATAGATGGAGCCACTTCACATCACCCACCCCTGCCTGCACCGGCCTCCACATGACAcacatccctgccccaaacagggCCCATCAGTATCAGACACTCCTGCCTCAAACTCAGAGGCCCCTCTATCCTGCCCCCACCTCAGACACACCattccccaaactggtggtgtctGCCCGTCTCCCACACCTTGCCCTAGGCTGCTCGGCCCCTTCTGTCATTCCCCTCCCAGTGAGCTGGCGCTGGATGTGACTATGCTCAGAAAGTGAACAGCCTGAGTTTCCCCTCTCTGGCCCCTCCTCGTCTTGTGGCCCCCTGCAGAACTCTCCAGGTCATCACCATCGGCCAGCTCAGAGGTGTGGCTACCATAGCCTAGGAGCAGGAAATGAATCCTGTGGTGACTCTTGGTGCCTGGCTCCTGGCACGGGGCGGCTGTGGGGCTGTAGCACACTGGACTGAAGGGGACGCACAGATGAGCAGAAAGATGCTGGCGGTAGGTACAGATCAGAGATCATGCTGTTGATTTCTGCGGGGCAAGCACTTGTTATTCTGGCCTGCCATTTGACCCTTGGAGACTTGGGTGGTTATGGACTCAACCCTTTACTTGCAAGCTGATTGCTTTCTTAACCCAAGCCTGACTTCCCTATCTCCCCATCATCTCACCACTGCCACCAGCATCTACTATGCAGCAGCACCAAGCCTGGGTGTATTTGTGCAGCGAACACAGCCCTGCCAGGGTGATGCATCCATGCAAGATAACTTGGGTGCAGAACACTCAACTGCACCTTCCGAGGTGCAAAGTGAGGCGCTCCTGTGTGGAATGTATCCCAACAAGTCTGCTAGGAACCCACAGATACTGCACACAAGCCAGGTGACACAAGGTgcccagcaactggacacaaggTGCCCAGCAACTGGTTACAAGGTGTAGCCCAAGGTCCAGTgtgcttcagcagcagcagtgagaaCTACAAACTGCTGCAAGCTGGGTGAACTTCCTGGTCCCTGCAGGAATATACCCACTGCCCGCCCAGCAGAAAGTCTGAGCCTtgaagctgggagcaggaggcaaGGAAAGGGAAGGTGGCTCGTCTGGGGGGAAGGAACGGAGGTGAATACCCACGGGCGCCAACACAGAGCCCATGGAGGAACCCCCAAACTTTTACACAACCCCCAAAGTTTCCACCTCTAATTGGTGGTCACTGATTCTGTATTTGGGGAGAGTCTGACTTAGAGTTGTACATTTCCCTGCCCTGAGGTAACCGGCTAATGGGATAGTTCTGTGGTAGATGTGATTTGATTTGCACACACCTGCCTATAAACACAGCCATGTTTAAACACACCCTCATACACAGGACACACATTGGACACACGtcttgcaccccctcccataaATGCACTTATGTGCATATGCACATTCACCCCGGCACAAATGCAAACACACATTTACACACACATTGCAtatgcaccccctgcccccccacacacatgcctAGGGATGTGTCCCTGGGCACACATGCGTGTGGCATGCACCAGTCTCACCCATGTACACAGACACAGagcctttgttttctctctttgtttGGCAATGGCAATAAAAAGGGCTGTATCTCAGAGGCTGGGTTggttctcccctcccttcctctttcAGCGCTCCCAGCCAGCAGGGCTCTGCCATCAGCCCACTTTTCCACCACTGCCGGGGAGAGTAATGAGAGAACCCCCTGGCCCTGGACTCAGCCTGGCGTGAGTGGGAGCCCCAAAAGTGAGCAATAAAAGCCATGTTTGAGTTTCTAGCTTGGCTGCAGTTACTATAGCTACAACAGCAGCACCTTGCAGATTGGTTTCCATAAGAGCTTGGTTACTATTTAACATCTCCACCCACATTAGCCCTGATTAAGTGAATCAATAAGATAACAGGAGAGGCAGGTTTCCTCGCCCTCCCTCTCCACAACCCCTCCTGCCTTCACCTCGCTCCTTGtacatatatttattattttacgcATTCTGTTTTCTGGCCCGTGGTTCCTATAGAATTAGTCGACGAGACATGGTCAATGTAATCACCCAGCTAAGCGCTAAGATGGAGGCTTTGTACGGTGAGTATGTGGGTTATCATCTTCCTTGCTGCGACTCTTGGCTCCAGGCAGTCATTGCTCGTGGGAACAAATGTCAGGGAAGGTAGGAGGCTATGGGCTGGCAGTGTGTGTGGCAGTTACACTTCTGGGGCCCAATCCTTAGGGCCCTGctcaggcaaactcccactgacttgaagaggagttttgcctgagagaGGACCCCCAGGATTTGGGCCTTTATGGACAAGGATTTAGGGGGTAGGAGGAAGGTCTCCGAGCCTGGAAACTGGCATGGAGAAGAGAAGCAGGGTTCTTTCTGGAAGTCTCTTCCCTCTGCTTTGCGTGAGGCAGGAGGAATCTGTGTTATTGTCGTGCTCGGAGCAGCGCAGTCCAGCCGGAGGTGTCCCCTCCCTCACAAAACGTCAGCGTGCTCGGAACAGGGCCTGGGTTTCTGTCTGTGAGCCCCATTGATGTGACATGTTCATTGCACCAGTGGGAgaacaaatcaaaatgaaagcCAGGCCCCGCTGTGCGTTGGGCAGCGCTTGGGTGGCGTGCGGCAGGTCAGTAACAATGCAGGCTTTCGTCACAACAAGGCCTGGTTTCCCCAATAACAGGCAGAGACGGCTGACCATTGAGAGGGGCTGGTTTGTTAGTATTGCCTAGTGAGAGGATTATAGGCTGCGGGCTTAGCCCACAAGGAGAAAATGGCATGAACGAGGCATACACCAGGAGGTGTGTTATTGGTTAGGAACACCTGGGTTCCATAGGAGAAGCCAAGAAGGCCCCATACTGTCCCTGCATGGCCGGGAGGGTGTGAGCCTACTTGTGCACACAAAACAGTTAGGAATGAGCAATTCCACATTATCCCCAGCACCAGGAAACTGTTTTGCTTTGCCAGATGCTAAATGCCAGGAGCTTCACTGTAAATAGAGGATGATGGTCACTTTCCTCCTTTGGATGCtggtatcattattattattactacccCTTTTTGACCCAAGCGGTGTAGCTAAAATTCAGAGTCCTGTggattgtttccattaggagaagaaattgatgacagagtcaggtatttctttagtGCAgacctgtttatttacaaagaatgtacaacaTTCTGTTACCCTGAACACAGCAGGAGCCAAACAACAGAGGACAGTTTCTTtactcacagttccaagcctcaGGTCGAAGCCCGCACTCTGCCCAaaagctcttctctctcttcactGTTTCTCAGGATCCCGCTCCCAGGGCTTCTGTGGCTGATTGGCTGTGGTTTTGGCTTTCAGCTCCTTCTCTCAGCTTCCCTGGTTTTTCTTGCTGCTTCTCTCACACATAGAGACACTCATAGCACTACCAATCAATACCCTGTGTTTGCTAAATTTTCTTTTCTGAGGCAACCCCTTGGGCCACATGGTTCAGCTTTTACTCAAGCCTTGTTTTGGGTGGAAGATTCTATTAGCTCAGCTCTCTACAAAGGAGGTCAATTGCTTTTTGACATTTATCCTGAATAAAAGACAGCTGTTACACCCACCAGCTTCCACGAGGTTTAACATTATTCATTCTGCAGCAGGGCCTAAGGGACCCAGTGTTTCTTTGTCAAAGCTGCCCAGGCCAAGGAAGGTGAAACAACCAGTTTGACTGCCAGTTGAGCCTGCCCATCCAGCCATCCTGCTTATTCCTTGTGGTTGCATGCGTACACAAGGAGCGTGGCACTAATAGCTGGTCTCTGGCCTGGCACTGGCTGGACACTGGCTCTGTCACTCTCCGGTTTGTCCCTGTTCTGTGGAAAACAGAAGCCTCCAGAGCTGTTCAGTCTGACATCTTGTGCCTGCCCTATAGTCACTATTAGGAACAAAGAGCCAGTGCACTCTGGCATGGGGTTGTTTTAAGATGCCCATATGCCAACAAACACCTGGAAGCTATTTATCAGGGTGGGATTTTGTCACACTCTTTTGACCAGCCTGGAACTGGATGCAAAGATGATCACTTAAATAGTCTCCAGATAGGTTTTCTCTAGACATGCACAGACCTCTCTCCAGGACCTTCTTATTGGACCCGGTCCTGAGTCGGTGCAAATCCATGTCACTCCGTTCGCTTCATGGAGCTATGGcagtttacgccagctgaggatctggcctattgtTACACTGCTGCTAGGATAAGTTAAATACCCTCAGTGAGATTGGTGGAGCAGGAGAACTGAAGACAACTCATAAAGTACGTTTAGGGGGTCTGGTCTGCTTGTCCGACTGTGAGTATCCTGTCCGGGCCTTGGTCTGTATGGCTGCAGTTTTCAATTGGTAAAAAGCCCAGCTGATTTCACAGAGCCGTAGAAGTCAGAGGACGGAAAGGATCTCTTGGGTAAAAGTGAGCTCTAAATTGGGTGATAAGTTTTGCATGAACAGTATTTTGTTGGTCAGCCATGCTTTTGAATGCCCAGTCCCGCTGCATAGGCAGATAGGGTCGTGGGATGTTCAGTGACCCAGTCTGTTCTGTGAGCAGCTCAAACAAATGCTTGGCACCTCCAGAAACAATGTGCAcaaaggggctgatcctgcaaggaTTCTATCGATCTCAAGAGGGGAAAAGGGCACTGAGcaccctgcaggatcaggcccgagCTCATGATGATTCTTGCTGGGCACACAGAACACTCAGTGCCCTCCAAACACCTCCGGAGACATGGCCCCTTCTCCCGAGGAGCTTTCACCCTGGCTCAGACACATGCAGAAGAGCTGGCCCCATACAGGGATGGCACaagccagggcctgggctggaATCTCAGAGGGGTTATCATCAAAACGCTTGACATGGCCGGTATGTTTGaggaggcaggagagagaggtgcccggggagaagcagggagttccaggcacaggggcagcatgggggaaagGTGCAAAGATGAGAGCAGCTGAAGGAAGCAAAAGGAATAGTTAGGAGTTGAGGGTGGATGGCACAAAGGAAACAAGGTGATAACGGATCCttggtctgtcttgtctctttaaaCCCTTTGGGCAGGGGCAGGTCTGTTACTATGCGCCCACCTCTAGGTCCTACTGCAACAACAATTCGTAACGTATGGCCATCTCATTGCCCACCCTCACCCTCCCAGCTAATGCAGGATCATTCTCCTGGTGCATCTGCCAATACAGCTTTATCCAGGCTAGTTTTCAATGATTCAGGCAATTTTCTCCCGCCACCTGCTCCTCATGAATGAATCCCCCCATCTGTTTTATCCAGCAGGGATCAAGCTGTGTGTTTCTAGCTGCAGAACAGGAAGGATTAGAGTGATTCTCTCATGGGGCCCTGGCTAGGAAGCTTGGAGGTGCAAGACACCCCCTTTTTGGGTCTCCCTGCACTCAAAACGTTTATGACACACATTTGACTTGGGAttcagagctctctcccatcccGTAATGAGCAGGTCTTTGCCTTCATCCCTGCTTGGCTGATAGTATTGCAAACGGCTGAATGAGCTGTTAAATCACTTATTGATAAAGTCACTGTGTCCCCTTGCATCTGGCTTTAACATGGGCAGCAGTTTGCCAGCCTCAACTTATAGAAGATTTACTGGAAACTTTTAATCAAGCTGAGTCAAATATTGCTGCAGCTAATTTTCTCCTAGAATCCAGCCCCGATCAAAAGCAAATGAGAGGCCGAGAAGAGCTGGCAGGTTGCATGCAGGACACATGTGGAAGGAGAACGCTGCCATATCAGCTAGACTTAGGAAGAATTGCTCCACATCCCACCTGCAGGGTTGGTCTCCCCATCTGTTTCATGGATAAACAAAGGAGATCTCACAACAGACACTCGCTGTTTGAAAGTCTGTCACGGGAAAGACCTGCCAAGTCTAGCTGAGTCCGAGgcttttgaaaaaac
This genomic interval from Lepidochelys kempii isolate rLepKem1 chromosome 13, rLepKem1.hap2, whole genome shotgun sequence contains the following:
- the R3HDML gene encoding peptidase inhibitor R3HDML; the encoded protein is MTLLHMHLYFTGLVVWIIPKSSSFVLPNATELLYPSSHTQAGLVSGLGVPRSRRKRYISPRDMSALLDYHNQVRAQVSPSAANMEYMVWDKRLAKSAEAWAVQCIWDHGPPQLMRYIGQNLSIHSGRYRSVVDLVKSWYYEKQHYSFPYPRECNPSCPSKCSGSVCSHYTQMVWASSNKIGCAINTCTNMNVWGTTWQQAVYLVCNYAIKGNWIGEAPYKVGRPCSACPPSYGGVCSNNMCFTGLKSNKVSWF